In Sphingomonas sp. LT1P40, the following are encoded in one genomic region:
- the ubiB gene encoding 2-polyprenylphenol 6-hydroxylase — MTASVTHVWRLLKWGRTLARHGALRGIERDRNTPPAVRRLARIARFGARVPKVPRYADALQAIGPAAIKLGQTLATRADLIGEAATHDLMRLQDALPPVPFPIIRAAMEASFGRPLEELYSEIEEVPIGAASIAQVHRATTLDGKRVAVKVLRPGIEAEFARAIDTYEWAAAQLEGQGGEVARLRPRLVIETFKRWTARELDLRREAASASELAEAMEAEPDFTIPTIDWQRTTGRVLTLEWIDGIKLSDRAALIAAGYDTEKLGHTLVRAFLRQAISEGFFHADMHQGNLFALPGDRIAAIDFGIMGRIDRRARVWLAEILYGLITGNYRRVAEIHFEAGYVPAHHNVAEFATALRAVGEPMRGLPVKDMSVGMMLDSLFNITRDFDMQTQPHLLLLQKTMVMVEGVATRLNPDINLWESAAPFVREWIRTELGPEAFIADRLVEDIQTLARLPKLIRNIERHFPDPGGAPPAPPLREIQVVRVGGGWRYFAVALLAAGVGVAITLLLT, encoded by the coding sequence TTGACCGCTTCCGTCACTCATGTCTGGCGGCTGCTCAAATGGGGCCGCACGCTGGCGCGTCACGGGGCGCTGCGCGGAATCGAGCGTGATCGCAACACGCCGCCCGCCGTGCGCCGCCTTGCGCGCATCGCGCGGTTCGGCGCGCGTGTGCCCAAAGTTCCGCGCTATGCCGATGCGTTGCAGGCGATCGGTCCGGCCGCGATCAAACTGGGCCAGACCCTCGCCACTCGCGCCGACTTGATCGGCGAGGCCGCGACGCACGACCTGATGCGGTTGCAGGACGCACTGCCACCCGTCCCCTTCCCGATCATCCGTGCCGCGATGGAGGCCAGCTTCGGTCGCCCGCTGGAGGAACTGTACTCGGAGATCGAGGAAGTGCCGATCGGCGCCGCCTCGATCGCGCAAGTCCACCGCGCCACCACACTCGACGGCAAACGCGTCGCGGTGAAGGTGCTGCGTCCGGGGATCGAGGCGGAGTTCGCCCGCGCCATCGACACCTATGAATGGGCAGCCGCCCAGCTTGAGGGACAGGGCGGCGAAGTCGCACGCCTGCGCCCCCGTCTCGTCATCGAAACCTTCAAACGCTGGACCGCGCGCGAGCTCGACCTGCGCCGCGAAGCCGCGTCCGCCTCCGAACTGGCCGAAGCGATGGAGGCCGAACCCGATTTCACCATCCCGACGATCGACTGGCAACGAACCACGGGCCGGGTGCTGACGCTGGAATGGATCGACGGCATCAAGCTGTCCGACCGCGCCGCGCTGATCGCCGCCGGTTACGATACCGAAAAGCTCGGCCACACACTGGTCCGGGCGTTTTTGCGTCAGGCGATTTCGGAGGGCTTCTTCCACGCCGACATGCATCAGGGCAATCTGTTTGCGCTGCCGGGCGACCGCATTGCCGCGATCGATTTCGGTATCATGGGCCGCATCGACCGACGCGCACGCGTGTGGCTGGCCGAGATTTTGTACGGCCTCATCACGGGCAATTACCGCCGCGTCGCCGAAATCCATTTCGAAGCGGGCTATGTCCCCGCGCATCACAATGTTGCCGAGTTCGCTACCGCGCTGCGCGCGGTCGGTGAGCCGATGCGCGGGCTGCCGGTCAAGGACATGTCGGTCGGCATGATGCTGGACAGCCTGTTCAACATCACCCGCGATTTCGACATGCAGACGCAGCCGCATCTGTTGCTGTTGCAAAAGACGATGGTGATGGTGGAGGGCGTGGCGACGCGGCTGAACCCCGACATCAATTTGTGGGAATCCGCCGCGCCGTTCGTGCGCGAATGGATTCGTACCGAATTGGGGCCGGAGGCATTCATCGCCGACCGGTTGGTCGAGGATATCCAAACGCTTGCCCGCCTGCCCAAGCTGATCCGTAACATCGAACGTCATTTCCCCGATCCCGGCGGCGCGCCCCCGGCCCCACCGTTGCGCGAGATCCAGGTCGTCCGGGTTGGCGGGGGCTGGCGCTATTTCGCAGTGGCGTTGCTGGCGGCGGGTGTGGGGGTCGCCATTACCCTGTTGCTCACCTGA
- the coaBC gene encoding bifunctional phosphopantothenoylcysteine decarboxylase/phosphopantothenate--cysteine ligase CoaBC: MKRILLIVGGGIAAYKACELIRLARKAGIDVTCVLTAGGTHFVTPMTLAALSENQVYTTLWDLKDEAEMGHIQLSRNADLIVVAPATADLMAKMAAGIADDLATTLLLATDKPVLAAPAMNVRMWQHAATMRNVATLRGDGVTVLEPDEGPMACGEYGSGRLPEPAAILAAIESALAPASGPLAGKHILITAGPTHEPIDPVRYIANRSSGKQGFEIAEALADLGARVTLVAGPVTLPTPPRVTRIDVETAREMAAAVDAALPADAAIMVAAVADWRSADTAGQKIKKGDAAPSLTLTENPDILATLAHSPRRPALVIGFAAETERVVEHATAKRARKGADWIVANDVSGDVMGGDANTVHIVTATGTESWERLPKDQVARRLAQRIADAL; this comes from the coding sequence ATGAAGCGCATCCTGCTCATCGTCGGCGGCGGCATCGCGGCCTATAAGGCGTGCGAATTGATCCGCCTCGCCCGCAAGGCCGGGATCGACGTGACCTGTGTCCTGACCGCTGGCGGCACCCATTTCGTGACGCCGATGACGCTGGCGGCGCTGTCGGAGAATCAGGTCTATACGACGCTGTGGGACCTGAAGGATGAGGCCGAGATGGGGCATATCCAGCTCAGCCGGAACGCCGATCTGATCGTCGTCGCCCCCGCCACCGCCGATCTGATGGCGAAGATGGCCGCGGGGATTGCCGACGATCTCGCCACCACGCTGTTGCTCGCCACCGACAAGCCGGTGCTGGCCGCCCCCGCGATGAACGTGCGGATGTGGCAGCACGCAGCGACGATGCGCAACGTCGCAACGTTGCGCGGCGATGGGGTCACGGTGTTGGAGCCGGACGAAGGGCCGATGGCGTGCGGCGAATATGGCTCCGGTCGATTGCCCGAACCCGCCGCGATCCTGGCGGCAATCGAATCGGCGTTGGCTCCGGCATCCGGGCCACTCGCGGGCAAGCATATTCTCATCACCGCCGGGCCGACGCATGAGCCGATCGACCCGGTCCGCTACATCGCCAATCGTTCGTCGGGCAAACAGGGTTTCGAGATTGCCGAGGCGCTGGCCGATCTTGGCGCGCGCGTCACGCTGGTCGCTGGGCCGGTCACCCTGCCCACCCCGCCGCGGGTCACGCGCATCGATGTGGAGACCGCGCGCGAAATGGCGGCCGCCGTCGATGCCGCCCTGCCCGCCGACGCCGCAATCATGGTCGCCGCCGTCGCCGACTGGCGCAGTGCCGATACCGCCGGTCAGAAGATCAAAAAGGGCGACGCCGCGCCGTCGCTGACCCTTACGGAGAACCCGGACATTCTTGCTACCCTTGCCCACAGCCCGCGACGCCCCGCGCTGGTCATCGGTTTTGCCGCCGAAACCGAACGGGTCGTCGAACACGCCACCGCGAAACGCGCGCGCAAGGGGGCAGACTGGATTGTCGCCAACGATGTTTCGGGCGATGTGATGGGCGGAGATGCGAACACCGTCCATATCGTCACCGCGACCGGCACCGAAAGCTGGGAACGCCTGCCCAAGGATCAGGTCGCGCGCCGGCTGGCGCAGCGGATTGCCGATGCGCTTTAG
- a CDS encoding alpha/beta hydrolase family protein, whose protein sequence is MRFSLLLLPLLLAGCAMSAATPPAPALFTQAFGAKPRDAATLFVVVHGDGVRTSIDTSVFARALAAAEPGGAVVRLLRPGFADGAGNASPGTRGTGSGDNFTSERVIAVGDAIAALRARYRGARVVAIGEGGGAVIVANLAGLRSGLIDGMVLVSCACALPEWRRYRAAREPADPQWRGPIQSLDPLQTVGGVAPETRVALLVGANDVVVPPRFSRSYAEALSLRGIATDFRILANRSTPVLDDPQVIEATKRLAAALPRKSK, encoded by the coding sequence ATGCGCTTTAGTCTGCTGTTGCTGCCGTTGCTGCTCGCAGGCTGCGCGATGAGCGCGGCGACACCGCCCGCGCCCGCATTGTTCACGCAGGCGTTCGGCGCAAAGCCGCGCGATGCCGCCACGCTGTTCGTCGTGGTGCATGGCGATGGCGTGCGCACCAGCATCGATACCAGCGTTTTTGCACGAGCGTTGGCAGCCGCTGAACCCGGCGGCGCGGTTGTCCGCCTGTTGCGCCCGGGATTTGCCGATGGCGCAGGCAACGCATCGCCCGGCACCCGGGGCACTGGCAGCGGCGACAATTTCACGTCTGAGCGCGTGATTGCAGTCGGAGATGCCATCGCGGCGTTGCGCGCGCGTTATCGCGGAGCGCGTGTCGTTGCGATCGGCGAGGGCGGCGGTGCGGTGATCGTGGCCAATCTGGCGGGCCTCCGGTCGGGGTTGATCGATGGCATGGTGCTTGTTTCCTGCGCCTGTGCCCTGCCCGAATGGCGGCGATATCGGGCGGCGCGCGAACCGGCCGATCCGCAGTGGCGAGGACCGATCCAGAGTCTCGACCCGTTGCAGACCGTTGGCGGCGTCGCGCCCGAGACGCGTGTTGCGTTGCTGGTCGGCGCGAATGACGTCGTCGTCCCCCCGCGCTTTTCGCGCAGCTACGCCGAAGCGCTGAGCCTGCGGGGGATCGCTACCGATTTTCGGATTCTGGCCAACCGCTCGACCCCGGTGCTCGACGATCCGCAAGTGATCGAGGCGACGAAACGTCTCGCCGCAGCCCTTCCCCGGAAGTCGAAATGA
- the dut gene encoding dUTP diphosphatase produces MTAAINIRLTRLPHGAGLPLPAYATPGAAGMDVVAAEDHVFAPGARHAVATGFAIAIPEGYEVQVRPRSGLALKHGITCLNTPGTIDSDYRGEVKVILANLGDAPFTIARGERIAQLVPAAVQRAVFEEVAALDDTARGGGGFGSTGR; encoded by the coding sequence ATGACCGCCGCCATCAATATCCGGCTGACCCGCCTCCCCCATGGCGCCGGCCTCCCACTGCCCGCCTATGCCACCCCCGGTGCAGCGGGGATGGATGTCGTCGCGGCGGAGGATCATGTCTTCGCCCCCGGCGCGCGCCACGCCGTCGCCACCGGTTTCGCCATCGCCATTCCGGAGGGGTATGAGGTGCAGGTCCGACCGCGCTCCGGCCTTGCGCTGAAACACGGCATCACCTGTCTCAATACGCCCGGCACGATCGACAGCGACTATCGCGGCGAGGTTAAGGTGATCCTTGCCAACCTTGGTGACGCCCCCTTCACCATCGCGCGCGGAGAACGGATCGCACAGCTCGTTCCCGCCGCCGTCCAGCGCGCAGTGTTCGAGGAGGTCGCGGCGCTCGACGATACGGCGCGCGGTGGCGGCGGGTTCGGATCGACGGGGCGATAA
- a CDS encoding HesA/MoeB/ThiF family protein, whose protein sequence is MFLGDAELERYARHIVLKEIGGAGQLRLKAARVAVIGAGGIGSPALQYLAAAGVGHLTIIDDDHVDLSNLQRQTLFDTDDARQPKAAAAAIALHRLNPHIAIDVQTLRIDASNAAGLLGGHDAVLDGTDNFLTRLTVADTALALHIPLIAAAVGQFEGQLGVFRGWEADKPCYRCFVGANPETPDINCAEQGVLGALTGVIGSLAALEVIRSMVPFGEDSAGKLLIADTLALRFRTLTLPKDPGCPSCG, encoded by the coding sequence GTGTTTTTGGGCGACGCGGAGCTGGAACGTTACGCCCGCCATATCGTGCTCAAAGAGATTGGCGGCGCAGGGCAGTTGCGGTTGAAGGCGGCGCGGGTCGCGGTGATCGGGGCAGGCGGGATCGGCTCGCCCGCGCTGCAATATCTGGCAGCGGCGGGAGTCGGCCATCTGACGATCATCGATGACGACCATGTCGATCTGTCGAACCTGCAACGCCAGACCTTGTTCGATACCGACGATGCCCGGCAGCCCAAGGCCGCCGCCGCAGCGATCGCGCTTCACCGCCTCAATCCGCACATCGCCATCGACGTGCAAACCCTCCGGATCGACGCCTCTAATGCCGCCGGCTTGCTTGGCGGACACGACGCGGTCCTCGACGGAACCGATAATTTCCTGACCCGGCTCACTGTCGCCGACACGGCGCTCGCGCTCCACATCCCGCTGATCGCGGCTGCCGTCGGCCAGTTCGAGGGGCAGTTGGGCGTGTTTCGTGGCTGGGAGGCGGACAAGCCCTGTTACCGCTGCTTCGTCGGTGCGAATCCCGAGACGCCCGACATCAATTGCGCCGAACAGGGCGTGCTGGGCGCGCTGACCGGCGTGATCGGCAGCCTCGCCGCGCTCGAGGTGATCCGCAGCATGGTGCCGTTTGGTGAGGACAGCGCGGGCAAATTGCTGATCGCCGACACGCTGGCGCTGCGTTTCCGGACATTGACCCTGCCCAAGGACCCCGGCTGCCCGTCCTGCGGCTGA
- a CDS encoding tetratricopeptide repeat protein, whose translation MRVLALLLTFGVPTFAAERLPAPRAASTAQLKAALTKCKGIAEPADRCFNLQLALSAALREDGEGAEAEKIANAARGDVQDVWAAADDIYISAQSKAQRPDATTADKAAYARATATWKRLWIDQAIASEAQGMADASRGYHRAAADSFARATSIRQSYGDGPANRDARIRAAASAAVGTAGAEGVAAGEAAIRPVLVEAQRVYGDAHPLTAAIKLDLADMLAARTAYADAEKLYGEARPILRRDPAAEIEADSRYARFLVRADRKREAEPIARDVLARLLTAKAGEARVATAYLDIAAIVPLEDALALTGQAVALRTRRFGDKHLETARANIAYARLLERLGRLSEAEQVRRPALIAIQAAQYIQHPETATAYLELGENVMQQNRFKDAAHYLRTAMRAFDETAGPQSAGAARAALMLAVTVSMTGEEDPRPLVLRAIPAIRAALAPAHSERIEAEFILALIVYNVERDIPAALRQIRLVTDASLERARSFPDFGGEAQREMKRLAPAFAVHVRLAWETSQLQLKR comes from the coding sequence ATGCGCGTGCTGGCCCTTCTGCTGACCTTCGGTGTTCCGACCTTCGCGGCGGAGCGCCTGCCCGCCCCGCGCGCCGCCAGCACCGCGCAACTCAAGGCGGCGCTGACCAAATGCAAAGGCATCGCCGAACCCGCCGATCGCTGTTTCAACCTGCAACTCGCGCTGTCCGCCGCGCTGCGGGAGGATGGAGAGGGCGCGGAGGCGGAGAAGATCGCAAATGCTGCGCGTGGTGATGTGCAGGATGTGTGGGCCGCCGCCGACGACATCTATATTTCCGCCCAGTCGAAGGCGCAGCGGCCGGACGCGACGACAGCGGACAAGGCGGCCTATGCCCGCGCCACTGCGACATGGAAACGGCTGTGGATCGATCAGGCGATAGCCTCGGAGGCGCAGGGCATGGCCGATGCGTCACGCGGCTATCACCGCGCGGCCGCCGATTCCTTTGCACGCGCCACCAGCATCCGCCAAAGTTACGGCGACGGCCCCGCCAATCGCGACGCGCGCATCCGCGCCGCCGCGTCCGCCGCCGTGGGCACTGCCGGGGCCGAGGGGGTAGCAGCGGGCGAAGCGGCGATCCGCCCAGTACTGGTCGAGGCGCAGCGCGTGTATGGCGATGCACATCCGCTGACCGCCGCGATCAAGCTGGACCTTGCCGACATGCTTGCCGCGCGCACCGCTTATGCCGATGCCGAAAAGCTCTACGGCGAAGCCCGTCCGATCCTGCGCCGCGACCCGGCTGCGGAAATCGAAGCGGATTCACGCTATGCCCGCTTCCTCGTCCGCGCCGACCGCAAGCGTGAGGCCGAGCCGATTGCCCGCGATGTGCTCGCCCGCCTGCTGACAGCCAAAGCGGGCGAGGCGCGTGTGGCCACCGCCTATCTCGACATCGCGGCGATCGTGCCGCTGGAGGATGCACTGGCGCTGACCGGACAGGCGGTCGCGCTGCGCACTAGGCGCTTCGGCGACAAGCATCTGGAAACCGCGCGCGCCAATATCGCCTATGCCCGGCTGCTCGAGCGGCTGGGGCGATTGTCAGAGGCCGAGCAGGTCCGCCGTCCTGCGCTGATCGCGATTCAGGCGGCGCAATATATCCAGCATCCCGAAACCGCGACCGCCTATCTGGAGCTGGGCGAGAATGTGATGCAACAGAACCGGTTCAAGGATGCCGCGCATTACCTGCGCACCGCGATGCGCGCGTTCGACGAGACCGCCGGACCGCAAAGCGCCGGTGCCGCCCGTGCCGCGCTGATGCTCGCCGTCACCGTCTCGATGACCGGCGAGGAAGACCCGCGCCCGCTGGTCCTGCGCGCCATCCCCGCGATCCGCGCCGCGCTCGCCCCGGCACATAGCGAGCGGATCGAGGCCGAGTTCATCCTGGCGCTGATCGTCTATAATGTCGAACGCGACATTCCGGCGGCGCTGCGCCAGATCCGGCTCGTCACCGACGCCAGTCTCGAACGCGCACGCTCATTCCCGGATTTCGGGGGTGAGGCACAGCGTGAGATGAAGCGGCTGGCCCCCGCCTTTGCGGTCCATGTTCGGCTGGCGTGGGAGACGTCGCAGCTTCAACTGAAGCGCTAG
- a CDS encoding metal-dependent hydrolase family protein: MRRIAAVTALLLAATPLAAQTAAPKVQFIHAGALLAKPGEAPRGASTIIVRDGKIAEIRDGHVAPESGATLIDLKDRFVLPGLVDMHVHLWGIGGDPLRDRLTALNRDDADDMMYAVGNARVTLEAGFTTVRDLGGSARGMRALREGVERGDIAGPTIVNAGSSISVSGGHADGTNGAAEVFADAIHKHQINTCDGPDDCRRAVRQQIALGAQVIKYMSTGGVLSNVSGGLGRAMTDEEMKAIIDTAHGLGRKVATHSHAAAGTKAAVAAGVDTVDHGSFLDDEAIRMMKANGTWLVPTMMAPAAALQQARAGLLPPAVIPKAEEAAAAAFASHSKAYAAGVKVAFGTDTGVSKHGDNAQEFALMVKAGMTPAMALKAATVNAAEALGRSAAIGSIEPGKDADIIAVSGSPLEDVRRMEKVDFVMRHGVVHKAAGKRQGFPAE, encoded by the coding sequence ATGCGCCGAATCGCCGCCGTTACCGCCCTGTTGCTTGCCGCCACGCCACTCGCTGCGCAGACCGCCGCGCCGAAGGTCCAGTTCATCCATGCCGGCGCGTTGCTGGCGAAACCGGGCGAAGCGCCGCGTGGCGCAAGCACGATCATCGTGCGCGACGGCAAGATCGCCGAGATCCGCGACGGCCATGTCGCGCCCGAAAGCGGGGCCACGCTGATCGACCTGAAGGACCGGTTCGTGCTGCCGGGGCTGGTCGATATGCATGTCCATCTGTGGGGCATCGGCGGCGATCCGCTGCGTGACCGGCTGACCGCACTCAACCGCGACGATGCCGACGACATGATGTACGCGGTCGGCAATGCGCGCGTGACGCTGGAGGCGGGGTTCACCACCGTCCGCGATCTGGGCGGCAGCGCGAGGGGCATGCGAGCACTGCGTGAGGGCGTGGAGCGCGGCGACATCGCCGGGCCGACCATCGTCAATGCGGGCAGTTCGATCTCGGTCTCGGGCGGGCATGCCGATGGCACCAATGGCGCGGCGGAGGTGTTCGCGGACGCGATCCACAAGCACCAGATCAATACGTGCGACGGACCCGACGATTGCCGCCGCGCGGTGCGGCAACAGATCGCGCTGGGCGCGCAGGTCATCAAATATATGTCGACCGGCGGCGTGCTCTCCAACGTGTCGGGCGGGCTGGGCCGCGCGATGACCGACGAGGAAATGAAGGCGATCATCGACACCGCGCACGGCCTTGGCCGCAAGGTGGCGACGCACAGCCACGCGGCGGCGGGGACCAAGGCGGCGGTGGCTGCGGGGGTCGATACCGTGGACCACGGATCATTCCTCGACGATGAGGCGATCCGGATGATGAAGGCCAACGGCACCTGGCTGGTCCCGACGATGATGGCCCCCGCTGCGGCGCTGCAACAGGCGCGCGCCGGGCTGTTGCCGCCCGCCGTGATTCCGAAGGCGGAGGAAGCGGCGGCGGCGGCGTTCGCCAGCCATTCAAAGGCCTATGCGGCGGGCGTGAAGGTCGCGTTCGGCACCGATACTGGCGTGTCGAAGCATGGCGACAACGCGCAGGAATTCGCGCTGATGGTGAAAGCCGGAATGACCCCCGCAATGGCGCTGAAGGCAGCGACGGTGAACGCCGCCGAGGCACTGGGGCGCTCGGCGGCGATTGGGTCGATCGAGCCGGGCAAGGACGCCGACATCATCGCCGTGTCCGGCAGCCCGCTGGAGGATGTTCGCCGCATGGAAAAAGTCGATTTCGTGATGCGCCATGGCGTGGTGCACAAGGCGGCGGGCAAGCGGCAGGGGTTTCCGGCAGAGTAG
- a CDS encoding alpha/beta fold hydrolase encodes MFFALALVATPQVASPPDSYTPGREIVADIGKIVTPTGVQETFEVTLGGARQVVNVRGADRDNPILLFIHGGPGAVEMPIAWAFQRPWEDYFTVVQWDQRGAGRSYPLNDPVALAPTLTPERYRDDAIELIDRLRAKYGKRKVFVLGHSWGSIVGLAVAAKRPDLLHAYIGMGQIIDAKENERVGMAWTIARARAEGNAEAVREVEALKPYPDTGGFTIEKADGWRKWAIGYGSLAAYRKDANFYLRAPRLSPEYTAADRKAWGDGSLYSVKTLWPRLADLSFNRTRRIATPVFMFLGRHDYTTPSSITAQWMARLSATKKRVTWFEHSAHLPMIEEPGRVFAALIEQVRPLAAAESRK; translated from the coding sequence ATGTTCTTCGCGCTGGCGCTGGTCGCCACTCCGCAGGTTGCAAGCCCGCCCGATTCGTACACGCCGGGGCGCGAGATCGTCGCCGATATCGGCAAGATCGTGACACCGACCGGCGTGCAGGAGACGTTCGAGGTCACGCTGGGTGGCGCGCGGCAGGTGGTGAATGTCCGCGGCGCGGACCGCGACAATCCGATCCTGTTGTTCATCCATGGCGGGCCGGGCGCGGTGGAAATGCCGATCGCCTGGGCGTTCCAGCGGCCGTGGGAGGATTATTTCACGGTCGTGCAATGGGACCAGCGCGGGGCGGGGCGGTCCTATCCGCTAAACGACCCGGTGGCGCTCGCGCCGACGCTGACGCCGGAGCGCTACCGCGACGATGCGATCGAGCTGATCGACCGGTTGCGCGCGAAATACGGCAAGCGGAAGGTCTTCGTGCTGGGTCATAGCTGGGGGTCGATCGTCGGGCTGGCGGTGGCGGCGAAGCGGCCCGATCTGCTCCACGCCTATATCGGCATGGGCCAGATCATCGATGCGAAGGAGAATGAGCGCGTCGGCATGGCGTGGACCATCGCCCGCGCGCGAGCCGAGGGTAATGCAGAGGCTGTGCGCGAGGTGGAGGCGCTCAAGCCCTATCCCGATACAGGCGGTTTCACGATCGAGAAGGCCGATGGGTGGCGCAAATGGGCGATCGGCTATGGATCGCTGGCGGCGTATCGCAAGGATGCGAATTTCTATCTCCGCGCGCCGCGCTTGTCGCCCGAATATACCGCCGCCGATCGCAAGGCGTGGGGCGATGGCAGCCTGTATTCGGTAAAGACATTGTGGCCGCGTCTGGCGGATTTGAGTTTTAACCGCACGCGGCGGATTGCGACGCCGGTGTTCATGTTCCTCGGCCGCCACGATTATACGACACCGTCGTCGATTACCGCCCAGTGGATGGCACGGCTGTCGGCCACGAAAAAGCGCGTGACGTGGTTCGAGCATTCCGCGCATCTCCCGATGATCGAGGAGCCGGGGCGGGTATTCGCGGCGCTGATCGAACAGGTGCGGCCACTCGCGGCGGCGGAGAGCAGAAAATGA
- a CDS encoding DUF1244 domain-containing protein, whose protein sequence is MTTLDRIDDRIAAEAFRRLVRHLRHRTDAENIELMGLAGFCRNCLSDWVEEASRGQLSKDDAREAVYGMPYAAWKAQHQGKATPEQIERMNASVARNKREADLDDALDDSFPASDPPSMSEPGR, encoded by the coding sequence GTGACAACGCTGGACAGAATCGACGACCGGATTGCCGCCGAAGCGTTCCGCCGGCTGGTACGGCATTTGCGCCATCGCACCGATGCGGAGAATATCGAGCTGATGGGTCTGGCGGGGTTTTGCCGCAACTGTCTGTCCGACTGGGTCGAGGAAGCCAGCCGGGGCCAACTGAGCAAGGATGACGCGCGCGAAGCGGTGTACGGCATGCCCTATGCCGCGTGGAAGGCGCAGCATCAGGGCAAGGCGACGCCCGAGCAGATCGAGCGGATGAATGCGAGCGTCGCGCGCAACAAGCGCGAGGCGGACCTGGACGATGCGCTGGACGACAGCTTTCCCGCGAGCGACCCGCCGTCGATGAGCGAGCCGGGGCGGTGA
- the pyk gene encoding pyruvate kinase codes for MTKAMPPRSRKVRVLATLGPASNSPEMIAALHAAGADAFRINMSHGDQESKIPVIAAIRALEKTTGRPMTILADLQGPKLRVGKFVEGKVMLETGTTFILDRDKTPGDATRVELPHREIFEAVTDGARLLLDDGKMVLRVTGYDGDRIVTRVEVGGMLSNSKGLNVPDMVLPMAALTEKDRSDLAFAVAQKVDWIALSFVQRPEDLAEARRLIGGGAALLAKIEKPSAVTRLEEIIEACDGVMVARGDLGVELPPQNLPPMQKRIVETARRMGRPVIVATQMLESMITSPSPTRAEVSDVATAVYDGADAIMLSAESAAGQWPIESVTMMDAIADAVERDPAHGDRVHFTVMKPDPTTADALAEAAKSIAATVSASAIVCFTMSGSTARRIARERPAVPILVLTPKHETARRLGLLWGTHAVHTRDVDSFEDMVAKAKRMALRHGVAKAGDRVIVCAGVPFGTPGSTNVLHVVTIVGDELKGRN; via the coding sequence ATGACCAAGGCAATGCCCCCGCGTTCACGAAAGGTGCGCGTGCTGGCGACTCTAGGCCCCGCCAGCAATTCGCCCGAGATGATCGCGGCGCTGCATGCGGCGGGGGCCGACGCGTTTCGCATCAATATGAGCCATGGCGATCAGGAATCTAAAATCCCGGTGATTGCGGCGATCCGCGCGCTGGAAAAAACCACCGGTCGCCCAATGACGATTCTCGCCGACCTTCAAGGTCCCAAGCTCCGCGTCGGCAAGTTCGTCGAGGGCAAGGTGATGCTCGAAACCGGCACCACCTTCATCCTCGACCGCGACAAGACCCCCGGCGATGCGACCCGTGTCGAACTGCCCCATCGCGAGATTTTCGAGGCGGTGACCGACGGGGCGCGGCTGTTGCTCGACGATGGCAAGATGGTGCTGCGCGTGACGGGTTATGACGGCGACCGCATCGTCACCCGCGTCGAGGTCGGCGGCATGCTGTCCAATTCCAAGGGGCTGAACGTTCCCGACATGGTGCTGCCGATGGCGGCGCTGACGGAGAAGGATCGCAGCGACCTCGCCTTTGCCGTCGCACAGAAGGTCGACTGGATCGCCCTGTCCTTTGTCCAGCGGCCCGAGGATCTTGCCGAAGCACGGCGGTTGATCGGCGGCGGCGCGGCATTGCTGGCCAAGATCGAGAAGCCCAGTGCGGTCACCCGGCTGGAGGAGATTATCGAGGCGTGCGACGGCGTGATGGTCGCGCGCGGCGACCTGGGCGTCGAACTGCCGCCGCAGAATCTGCCGCCGATGCAGAAGCGTATCGTCGAGACCGCGCGGCGCATGGGCCGCCCGGTGATCGTTGCGACGCAGATGCTCGAATCGATGATTACCTCACCCTCGCCGACCCGCGCCGAAGTCTCCGACGTCGCCACCGCCGTCTATGACGGTGCCGACGCGATCATGCTGTCGGCCGAAAGTGCGGCGGGTCAATGGCCGATCGAATCGGTCACGATGATGGATGCCATCGCCGATGCGGTGGAGCGCGATCCCGCGCATGGCGACCGCGTCCATTTCACCGTGATGAAGCCCGATCCGACCACCGCCGACGCGCTGGCGGAAGCGGCCAAGTCGATCGCGGCGACGGTTTCGGCAAGCGCGATCGTGTGCTTCACCATGTCCGGCTCCACCGCCCGCCGCATCGCGCGCGAACGGCCTGCCGTGCCGATCCTGGTGCTGACGCCCAAGCACGAAACCGCCCGCCGTCTGGGCCTGTTATGGGGCACCCACGCCGTCCATACCCGCGACGTCGATTCGTTCGAGGATATGGTGGCCAAGGCCAAGCGCATGGCGCTGCGCCACGGCGTCGCAAAGGCGGGAGACCGCGTTATCGTGTGCGCCGGCGTCCCGTTCGGCACGCCCGGATCGACCAACGTGCTGCACGTCGTGACGATCGTCGGCGACGAGTTGAAGGGGCGAAATTAG